In Suncus etruscus isolate mSunEtr1 chromosome 9, mSunEtr1.pri.cur, whole genome shotgun sequence, the genomic window CCATGACCCACTCTGCAGCCTCTCTGGGATCCAGCCAAGATCCAAACTGTAGGGTCCCCTCTGTCGTCCTCCACAGGCCCCAGACACCAGCATGAGACACAGACAGACGGGGGATCGTGACCATTTATTGCCAGGCGGGCACAGGGCCAGGCCGGGGTGCGGGGCGCCCCTAGGACTCGGACTCGAACATCTTCTTGCGACCTTCCATGCCAGACTTCTCTTCGATGTTCTTCCGCCAGTCGCCCACGTCCCTCAGGTCCCGCTCCTGGGGGTGCAGGAGGAGCCGGTGGGCACGGGTGGGATGCAAAGGGAGACGGGACAGAAAGTGGGCATGCAGGTAGGTGCAGGGATGGGGACCAGACAGGAAGTGGGGATGGGACAGGAAGTGGATGAACAGGAAGTGGGTGCAGGACAGGAAGTGTTTTGCAGGTGGAGGTCAGACAGGAAGTGGGGTAGACAAGAAGAGGGGGCAGGACTAGAAGTGGGTAAAGGACAGGAAGTGAACATGCAGGTGGGGGCTGCGTAGGGGCTGACGGGAAGTGGGTGCGGGAGCCCCACCTTCTCGGTGTCCTCCTTCTTGACCTGCTTCAGGTTGGCCCTCAGGTCCATGCACACCTTGTGCTTGGAGCCCAGCAGCGCCTTCAGCATGGCGTCGGCCGACATGCGCACTCTCCGCAGTGGGGGCCGCTTGAACTTACCCCTCAGGTCGAAGAGCTTCTGGTTCATGTCCTCCAGCTGGGGACAAAGCACCCCGTGTTGGTGGTGGGCCCCCCGAGCCTCCCCATGGCCTCCTGGCCCCTCCCCAGCCCCTTACCTCCTTGGTGCTCTTCTGCACTTTGACTTCCATGTCATACTTCTCTTCCTCCGCCTCGTCGATCTTGGCGTGCAGCTGCTTGCAGAGCTCCTGGGGGCGATTCGGGACGTCACCCCCTCCGGTCACCCCTCTCCGGTCACCCCAGCCCAGCAGGCGGTACCTGCACTTCGGTCATGGAGCCGGGGACGTGCAGCGGTGGGCAGTGCTCGGCCATGTAGTTCTCCTTCTCTGACTGCTTGCGGCTCTCCTCCTTCTCCAGCTCTGTGGCCGCAATCTGCAGCATCACACTCTGGCAAGGGTCGAGGATTGAGGGTCAAGGGTCAGGGGTCAGGTCTGCTGTCCAGCCACCCCATTTCACCCCACCACACCCCGCCCCGCACACCTACCTTCAGGTGCTGCCTGCGGGCCGTGATGGCCCTGTTGCgtttctggaggccagagagcAGAGTCAGAGTCAAAGTGGTCCCGGCACCCCCAGTCCCCCCCACATCCCGCCACCCTCCCCGGTTGCACGCGGGAGGCGCAGACCAGGATGATGGGAAATGAGCAGAGCTGGGGTCAGGGCAGGGTGGACCCCGTTCTTGGGTCTGGAAGCTTGGCCTCTGACCTCCATGGTGCCCCAGGACTCACCTCCTCACtgtgggggagtggggaggagagaagagagaggttaGGTCCATGGGGAGGATAGGAAGGGTAGGTGGGGATGGGTATCAGACTTGGGGTTCACTTACTCTCCCATCCTGAGTTCCTGGGCTTAGATCCTGTGGGGAGAGAACCAGAGATGAGGACTTGGTGGGAAGCAGGAATCTTCCTAAACTGGGCCCACCTACACCCACAGTCCTTCTGATCTGGGGCTGGAGGAGGAAGATAGaggacagaggaggaggagggagtggGGCAAAGAGAAGGGGttgagggagaagagggaggagaggaggggaaggaggcaggaggggaggggggaggagaagggagaagggataGGAGGGATGGGAGGATGGGGAGGAGTGcgaggggggggggcggggaggccACTGTCCTGCAGTGTCCCCTTTGGCAGCTGTTGAGGGCCTGGACTGGCCGGCACAGGTGCGTGGCTATTTTTACCCATGACCGAGGTTCCTGGGGCGCCTACCCGGGTCTCCCTGGCTCAGCCCTGGGGCTCAAATCTGGGGTTCCTGGGCCCTCCAGAGCCTCCAGGGTGCGAGTCCAAGGCCTAGGGGGTGCCATGGCAGTGGGGCCTCTGCCCACCCATCTTCCCGCTGCCCCGTCTCACCCATCCAGGGAAGGCCCCCATAGCCCTCCTGTGTCCCAGACCCTGGCACGGCCCCTGTGCGCCCCAGGGGGCCCCTGTGCACCTCTGGGTGGCCTCACCTGAACAGCGGGCAGTGCAAAGACAGCTCGGCTGGCAAGTGAGCGGGTGGGCCCGGGGAGGGCTATAAAAGGCCTCATGGGCCGCCCGCTCAGAAAGGGCATGCGGGTGCCTCGGACCAATGGGGCGCGGCCTTGCGCACCTGCCCCCTGCTCCCCGGCCACGTGCCCCCACCCCCGTCCCATCCAAGAAGTCTCAGCCGAGGTCTCGCCTCTATTTCGGGCTCGTGACGCGCCCAGGGCTGCCCGTTCCTGCAAGGAACCGGGGACAGCTGGGCCCTGGGGGACATCGGGTCAGGGCAAATCCGGGggccctgccccccacccccaggcccgAGTCATGCACGCCTTGCTGGAGGTGCTGGGGGCTGAGTGGGCCTCAGTCCTGGAGGGTTCAAGGAGAGCCTGTGGGGTGTCTctgtgtcatctctctggccagCCCAGACTCCCTCAATTCTGAACTAAACCACTTTCACAGCTTCCTCACGCTTTGGGGCATCACCTAGAGGTGTTTGGGACGCACAcccggctctgtgctccaggTGGGAATCGGAGGGGCACCCTATGGGTGCTGGGAGTAGAACTGGTCCGGTGGCTGCCTGCTGTCTGTCTCTTGCAGGCTCCAGGCTGGGATGGAGCGAGGGCCTCTGCAGACCCCCCTTCTCCAGCCTCTTGGTCCCCCCACTATCCTCCAGGTCTGTAGCTAGGGCGGGCCTGGGGCTGCCTGCCCTGAGCATGACCCCACCGCCCAGAACTTTGGGGGGCAGATGGGCCCCAGCAGCCTGGACCTCCTTCTCCAGGGTTGGCGCCAGTGGTGGGGAACGGCTGTGgggcccccacccccagcctgctgggCCGCCCGCCTGTCCCCCCCAAAGGAAAAGGAGGGCCCCCCCCGCCCTTCTCAGGCATGCGGGGGCCAGGGAGGGTCGAGCTAGCTCAGAGCCTGGGTGGGAGTGGAAGGAAGTCGCTGCCCCCTGGTGGCTGCAGGCCCAAACGGCCTGTCCTCAGAGATCATTCTAGAAAGATACTCCTGCAGCCGGGGCGGTGAACCCCAAGGATTCTGAAGTGTCGACTCTCGGCCCACAGAAGCCCCCCACGCTGCACACGGAGGCCCCAGCACGGAGCAAACACAGACCCCAAAACAGTCTCAAACACACCTAAACAGATGTAAACACAGACCCCAAACAGTCACAAACACCCCTAAACAGATGCAAACACAGACCCCAAAAGAGAGGCAAACAAGACCCAAACACACAGCACACGGCCCTCAGGGCCCCCAGCCCACCCACAGCGTGTCTCCTTGTCCCATCTTGCACCCCCAGGCCCCCGCCAGCCTGCAAACACACAGCTCTGGGCCAGGCCTGCAATGCGTGACCCAAACCCCAGCTACAAGTTTCTACTGGAGCCCAGAGCCGCTGTATTGCAAGCTCCTGGCAGAGATGAGGGGGCCTGACTGGATTCAGGGTCCCCCTTGGGGTGAAGGGGTGCTGTGAAGGTTCCAGGGCCTCTTTTAGGTGAGCTCAGTGCAGGGTTAAGCAGGAAAATGG contains:
- the TNNI2 gene encoding troponin I, fast skeletal muscle; translated protein: MGKNSHAPVPASPGPQQLPKGTLQDRSKPRNSGWEMRSSAHFPSSWSAPPACNRGGWRDVGGTGGAGTTLTLTLLSGLQKRNRAITARRQHLKSVMLQIAATELEKEESRKQSEKENYMAEHCPPLHVPGSMTEVQELCKQLHAKIDEAEEEKYDMEVKVQKSTKELEDMNQKLFDLRGKFKRPPLRRVRMSADAMLKALLGSKHKVCMDLRANLKQVKKEDTEKERDLRDVGDWRKNIEEKSGMEGRKKMFESES